A single Lolium perenne isolate Kyuss_39 chromosome 6, Kyuss_2.0, whole genome shotgun sequence DNA region contains:
- the LOC127306177 gene encoding uncharacterized protein isoform X1, which translates to MNQLGAPSQWRRHLCLALALFLCLWGRCCGAEDAQLAMLPPRGWNSYDSFSWTIDEAAFLHNAQIMADKLLPHGYQYAVIDFLWYRKNVNGSSTNSYGFDNIDQWGRPFPDPDRFPSSKGGNGFKQIADKVHAMGLKFGIHLMNGINTQAVNASTPILDIGTGNAYVEDGRQWTASDIGLTHRTCAWMSKGFMSVNTDMGAGRAFLRSLYRQYAEWGVDFVKVDCIFGTDYSPKEIVAVSEVLKELERPVVLSISPGTKVTPALAENITRHVDMYRITGDDWDSWKDVLPHFDVARSFADAKKIGATGLQGRSWPDLDMLPFGRITNAGVREGPHRSTNLTFDEQRTQMLLWSMAKSPLMYGGDLRHLDDDTFNLITHPTLLKINHHSENNKEFNYIQSERTSKSDEKFSGSNSVEHTNNDGLVIGLSTCSDESARGWRSSSEDHICRSYKTKNGNASFCISKAKLLLTSDGITLSNEENQAKFRLAGIHNDVGCLDASVSPWQASSASRTPMFSTCEGHAKQVWELTEKGHLVSSYSGLCATVESNKEGAERKTSGAQAWIATGNKGEIYVAFFNIDTVSRKIAVRVADLEKSVGIKLTRKHLCSCTEVWSGKSRSLLKGDISAVVSSHGSMLFEIQC; encoded by the exons ATGAACCAACTGGGAGCTCCGTCGCAATGGCGCCGCCATCTCTGCCTCGCGCTAGCGCTCTTCCTCTGCCTCTG GGGTAGATGTTGCGGCGCGGAAGATGCCCAGCTTGCCATGCTGCCACCGAGAGGCTGGAACTCCTACGATTCCTTCTCGTGGACCATCGACGAGGCCGCCTTCCTGCACAACGCACAGATCATGGCGGACAAGCTGCTCCCACATGGATACCAG TACGCCGTCATAGACTTCCTCTGGTACCGGAAGAACGTCAACGGCTCGAGTACAAATTCATACGGCTTCGACAACATCGACCAATGGGGGCGTCCATTTCCCGACCCCGACAGGTTCCCGTCGTCCAAAGGTGGCAACGGGTTTAAGCAGATCGCAGATAAGGTCCACGCGATGGGCTTGAAGTTTGGCATCCATTTGATGAATGGGATCAACACACAGGCAGTTAACGCCAGCACGCCCATCCTCGACATCGGCACG GGAAATGCCTATGTAGAGGACGGACGGCAATGGACCGCGAGCGATATAGGCCTTACCCACAGAACTTGTGCTTGGATGTCAAAGGGATTTATGAGCGTAAATACAGACATGGGAGCTGGACGAGCATTCCTAAGGTCTCTATATAGACAGTATGCTGAGTGGGGTGTCGATTTCG TGAAGGTAGATTGCATCTTTGGCACAGACTACAGCCCAAAAGAGATTGTGGCTGTTTCAGAG GTCTTGAAAGAACTTGAGAGACCAGTCGTCCTGTCCATCTCACCGGGAACCAAAGTCACTCCAGCATTGGCTGAGAACATCACTCGGCATGTTGACATGTACAGGATAACAGGGGATGATTGGGACAGCTGGAAAGATGTTCTTCCGCATTTCGACGTCGCAAG ATCCTTTGCTGACGCAAAAAAGATAGGCGCCACTGGATTGCAAGGAAGATCTTGGCCAGACTTAGACATGCTTCCATTTGGCAGGATTACTAATGCAG GTGTTAGGGAGGGCCCTCACAGAAGCACCAACCTCACATTTGATGAGCAAAGAACACAA ATGTTACTTTGGTCAATGGCTAAGTCTCCTCTCATGTATGGAGGCGACTTAAGGCATCTTGATGATGATACATTCAATCTAATTACCCATCCTACTCTACTGAAGATAAATCACCATAGTGAAAACAACAAGGAG TTTAATTATATTCAAAGTGAAAGGACTTCAAAATCCGACGAGAAGTTCAGTGGTTCGAATTCGGTGGAACACACAAACAATGATGGGCTGGTTATTGGTCTCAGTACCTGCAGCGATGAGAGCGCCAGAGGATGGCGTAGTTCCTCGGAAGACCATATTTGCAGAAGCTACAAAACCAAGAACGGCAATGCCTCATTTTGCATATCCAAAGCAAAACTTCTCCTAACATC GGATGGAATTACCCTGAGCAATgaagaaaaccaagccaaatttcGTCTAGCAGGTATTCACAATGATGTCGGTTGCTTGGATGCATCTGTCAGCCCCTGGCAAGCAAGCTCAGCGAGTCGGACTCCAATGTTCTCGACCTGCGAAGGTCATGCAAAGCAA GTTTGGGAGCTAACAGAGAAGGGACACCTTGTAAGCAGCTACTCAGGATTATGTGCTACAGTTgagtccaacaaggaaggag CAGAACGTAAAACAAGTGGAGCACAAGCATGGATCGCAACTGGAAACAAAG GAGAGATCTACGTTGCCTTCTTCAACATCGACACCGTGAGCCGAAAGATCGCTGTAAGGGTGGCTGATCTAGAGAAGAGTGTAGGGATAAAGTTGACAAGGAAACACCTGTGCAGCTGCACTGAAGTCTGGAGCGGCAAGAGCCGGAGTCTCTTGAAAGGGGATATCTCAGCGGTTGTGAGCTCACATGGCTCCATGTTATTTGAAATACAGTGTTGA
- the LOC127306177 gene encoding uncharacterized protein isoform X2 has product MNQLGAPSQWRRHLCLALALFLCLWGRCCGAEDAQLAMLPPRGWNSYDSFSWTIDEAAFLHNAQIMADKLLPHGYQYAVIDFLWYRKNVNGSSTNSYGFDNIDQWGRPFPDPDRFPSSKGGNGFKQIADKVHAMGLKFGIHLMNGINTQAVNASTPILDIGTGNAYVEDGRQWTASDIGLTHRTCAWMSKGFMSVNTDMGAGRAFLRSLYRQYAEWGVDFVKVDCIFGTDYSPKEIVAVSEVLKELERPVVLSISPGTKVTPALAENITRHVDMYRITGDDWDSWKDVLPHFDVARSFADAKKIGATGLQGRSWPDLDMLPFGRITNAGVREGPHRSTNLTFDEQRTQMLLWSMAKSPLMYGGDLRHLDDDTFNLITHPTLLKINHHSENNKEFNYIQSERTSKSDEKFSGSNSVEHTNNDGLVIGLSTCSDESARGWRSSSEDHICRSYKTKNGNASFCISKAKLLLTSDGITLSNEENQAKFRLAGIHNDVGCLDASVSPWQASSASRTPMFSTCEGHAKQVWELTEKGHLVSSYSGLCATVESNKEGERKTSGAQAWIATGNKGEIYVAFFNIDTVSRKIAVRVADLEKSVGIKLTRKHLCSCTEVWSGKSRSLLKGDISAVVSSHGSMLFEIQC; this is encoded by the exons ATGAACCAACTGGGAGCTCCGTCGCAATGGCGCCGCCATCTCTGCCTCGCGCTAGCGCTCTTCCTCTGCCTCTG GGGTAGATGTTGCGGCGCGGAAGATGCCCAGCTTGCCATGCTGCCACCGAGAGGCTGGAACTCCTACGATTCCTTCTCGTGGACCATCGACGAGGCCGCCTTCCTGCACAACGCACAGATCATGGCGGACAAGCTGCTCCCACATGGATACCAG TACGCCGTCATAGACTTCCTCTGGTACCGGAAGAACGTCAACGGCTCGAGTACAAATTCATACGGCTTCGACAACATCGACCAATGGGGGCGTCCATTTCCCGACCCCGACAGGTTCCCGTCGTCCAAAGGTGGCAACGGGTTTAAGCAGATCGCAGATAAGGTCCACGCGATGGGCTTGAAGTTTGGCATCCATTTGATGAATGGGATCAACACACAGGCAGTTAACGCCAGCACGCCCATCCTCGACATCGGCACG GGAAATGCCTATGTAGAGGACGGACGGCAATGGACCGCGAGCGATATAGGCCTTACCCACAGAACTTGTGCTTGGATGTCAAAGGGATTTATGAGCGTAAATACAGACATGGGAGCTGGACGAGCATTCCTAAGGTCTCTATATAGACAGTATGCTGAGTGGGGTGTCGATTTCG TGAAGGTAGATTGCATCTTTGGCACAGACTACAGCCCAAAAGAGATTGTGGCTGTTTCAGAG GTCTTGAAAGAACTTGAGAGACCAGTCGTCCTGTCCATCTCACCGGGAACCAAAGTCACTCCAGCATTGGCTGAGAACATCACTCGGCATGTTGACATGTACAGGATAACAGGGGATGATTGGGACAGCTGGAAAGATGTTCTTCCGCATTTCGACGTCGCAAG ATCCTTTGCTGACGCAAAAAAGATAGGCGCCACTGGATTGCAAGGAAGATCTTGGCCAGACTTAGACATGCTTCCATTTGGCAGGATTACTAATGCAG GTGTTAGGGAGGGCCCTCACAGAAGCACCAACCTCACATTTGATGAGCAAAGAACACAA ATGTTACTTTGGTCAATGGCTAAGTCTCCTCTCATGTATGGAGGCGACTTAAGGCATCTTGATGATGATACATTCAATCTAATTACCCATCCTACTCTACTGAAGATAAATCACCATAGTGAAAACAACAAGGAG TTTAATTATATTCAAAGTGAAAGGACTTCAAAATCCGACGAGAAGTTCAGTGGTTCGAATTCGGTGGAACACACAAACAATGATGGGCTGGTTATTGGTCTCAGTACCTGCAGCGATGAGAGCGCCAGAGGATGGCGTAGTTCCTCGGAAGACCATATTTGCAGAAGCTACAAAACCAAGAACGGCAATGCCTCATTTTGCATATCCAAAGCAAAACTTCTCCTAACATC GGATGGAATTACCCTGAGCAATgaagaaaaccaagccaaatttcGTCTAGCAGGTATTCACAATGATGTCGGTTGCTTGGATGCATCTGTCAGCCCCTGGCAAGCAAGCTCAGCGAGTCGGACTCCAATGTTCTCGACCTGCGAAGGTCATGCAAAGCAA GTTTGGGAGCTAACAGAGAAGGGACACCTTGTAAGCAGCTACTCAGGATTATGTGCTACAGTTgagtccaacaaggaaggag AACGTAAAACAAGTGGAGCACAAGCATGGATCGCAACTGGAAACAAAG GAGAGATCTACGTTGCCTTCTTCAACATCGACACCGTGAGCCGAAAGATCGCTGTAAGGGTGGCTGATCTAGAGAAGAGTGTAGGGATAAAGTTGACAAGGAAACACCTGTGCAGCTGCACTGAAGTCTGGAGCGGCAAGAGCCGGAGTCTCTTGAAAGGGGATATCTCAGCGGTTGTGAGCTCACATGGCTCCATGTTATTTGAAATACAGTGTTGA